One Dromiciops gliroides isolate mDroGli1 chromosome 3, mDroGli1.pri, whole genome shotgun sequence DNA segment encodes these proteins:
- the LOC122745917 gene encoding NADH dehydrogenase [ubiquinone] 1 beta subcomplex subunit 1-like — MVNLIQAVRDHWTHILVPMGFVVGYYLDKRSDEKLTGFWNKSMLFKRDLKLNVEVTWK, encoded by the coding sequence ATGGTGAATTTGATTCAGGCTGTGCGTGACCACTGGACTCATATCCTGGTACCAATGGGATTTGTTGTTGGCTATTATCTAGACAAGAGGAGTGATGAAAAACTAACTGGCTTCTGGAATAAGAGCATGTTATTTAAAAGGGACCTGAAACTTAATGTAGAAGTTACCTGGAAATAA